One Oenanthe melanoleuca isolate GR-GAL-2019-014 unplaced genomic scaffold, OMel1.0 S095, whole genome shotgun sequence DNA segment encodes these proteins:
- the LOC130266590 gene encoding N-acetylglucosaminyl-phosphatidylinositol de-N-acetylase-like, with product MAAGPWCWGTPVAVALPPLLLLLLFLGGARRLRRGRAGSRVCARGGRALVLTAHPDDEAMFFAPALLGLRSAGAAPAVLCCSAGNYYNQGEIRKKELEQSCCVLGIPASDVTVIDHRNELC from the exons ATGGCAGCGGGCCCGTGGTGCTGGGGGACGCCGGTGGCGGtggcgctgccgccgctgctgctgctgttgctgtttctCGGGGGCGCGCGCCGCCTGCGCCGGGGCCGCGCGGGGTCCCGCGTGTgcgcgcggggcgggcgcgcgCTGGTGCTGACGGCGCACCCCGATGACGAGGCCATGTTCTTCGCCCCCGCCCTGCTCGGCCTGCgcagcgccggggccgcccccgccgtGCTCTGCTGCTCCGCAG GAAATTATTACAATCAAGGAGAGATTCGTAAGAAAGAGCTGGAACAGAGTTGTTGTGTCCTGGGGATTCCTGCTTCTGATGTCACAGTCATTGATCACAG GAATGAACTCTGCTGA